Part of the Kitasatospora sp. NBC_00374 genome is shown below.
CGGTACCGGCGCTGGCCGGCGCCGCGCTGGTGCTGGCCGGGCTGCTGGCCGGCGGCGTGCTCTCGGTGACCCCGCTCGGGCCGTGGCTGATCGCGCTCACCGTCCGCGGGGCGCGCGGCCTCGGCGCCGTCCAGCGTGCGCTCGCCCGGCGGCTGCTCGGCCTGGCCGTGGAGCCGCCGGCGCCGGTCGGCGCGGCCGGGGCCTTCGCCTGGCGGCGGGCGGTGCTGGGCGACCGGGCCGGCTGGCGGGCGGTCGGGGCGGCGCTGGCCACCCCGCTGACCGCCCTGCTGCCGCTGCCGGCCGTGCTGTTCGGCTACGTGTACGGGGTGCTGCTGGCCGCGCACCCGCTGCTCCAACGGTGGAACCGCTTCACCGTGCACGCCGCGGACGGCTCGGTACGGCATGTCTCGCTGGAGGTGGGCGGGGTGCAGTGGGACACCTGGCCGCGCTGGCTGGTCCCGTGCGCCGTGGGGCTGTGCCTGCTGGCCGCGGCGCCCTGGCTGGTGCGGCGGACACTCGCACCGCAGTGCGCCCTGCTGCGCTCCCTGCTCGGCCCGGACGCGGCGGACCGGCGGATCCGGGACCTGGAGGAGACCAGGACCCAGGCCGTCGACGACGCCGCGGCCACCTTGCGGCGGATCGAACGCGACCTGCACGACGGCACCCAGGCCCGGCTGGTGGGACTGGGGATGCATCTGACGGTGATCCGCGAACTGGTGCTGGCCGGCGCCGGGCGCGAGCAGCTGCTGCCCGTACTGGAGACGGCGCAGGGCAACGCCAAGCAGGCCGTCGCCGACCTGCGCGACCTGGTCCGGGGCATCCACCCGCCGGCGCTGGACAGCGGGCTGGCGACCGCGCTGGAGACGCTGGCCGCCGACTGTCCGCTGCCGGTGGAGGTGACGGTGGAGCTGCCCCGGCGGCCCTCCCCCGCGGTCGAGTCGATCGCGTACTTCTGCGCCGCGGAGCTGCTGGCGAACGCCGTCAAGCACAGCGGCGCCCGGCAGGTGCGGATCGCGGTGGCCGCCGAGCCGGGCGAGGTGCTGCGGCTGGCCGTCCGGGACGACGGCCGCGGCGGCGCGGTGGTCGGCGCCGGCAGCGGACTGTCCGGCCTGCGGGCCCGGGCCAGGACCGTCGACGGTAGCCTGACCTGCGACAGCCCGCGCGGCGGACCGACCGAGGTCACCGTCCGGCTGCCGTACTGACCGGGCCGGACGGGGGAGGAACCGCGGATGCGGGTGGTGATCGCCGAGGACTCGGCCATCCTGCGGGAGGGGCTGGCCCAACTGCTCGCCCTGCGCGGGGTCGAGGTGGTCGCCGCGGTCGGGGACGGCGAGGCGCTGCTGGCCGCCGTCGCCGAGCACCGGCCGGACGCCGCGGTGGTGGACGTACGGATGCCGCCGACCCAGACCGACGAGGGGCTGCGGGCGGCGGTGACGATCCGCCAGGAGCACCCCGGCGTCGGCGTGCTGATCTTCTCCCAGTACGTGGAGACCAGGTACGCCGCCCAGCTGCTCGGCAGCGACTGCGCCGGCGTGGGCTACCTGCTGAAGGAACGGGTCGTCGACCTCGACGAGTTCACGG
Proteins encoded:
- a CDS encoding sensor histidine kinase, with amino-acid sequence MLSRAADLAAAPFRRRALAALLYALLAPVPALAGAALVLAGLLAGGVLSVTPLGPWLIALTVRGARGLGAVQRALARRLLGLAVEPPAPVGAAGAFAWRRAVLGDRAGWRAVGAALATPLTALLPLPAVLFGYVYGVLLAAHPLLQRWNRFTVHAADGSVRHVSLEVGGVQWDTWPRWLVPCAVGLCLLAAAPWLVRRTLAPQCALLRSLLGPDAADRRIRDLEETRTQAVDDAAATLRRIERDLHDGTQARLVGLGMHLTVIRELVLAGAGREQLLPVLETAQGNAKQAVADLRDLVRGIHPPALDSGLATALETLAADCPLPVEVTVELPRRPSPAVESIAYFCAAELLANAVKHSGARQVRIAVAAEPGEVLRLAVRDDGRGGAVVGAGSGLSGLRARARTVDGSLTCDSPRGGPTEVTVRLPY
- a CDS encoding response regulator; this translates as MRVVIAEDSAILREGLAQLLALRGVEVVAAVGDGEALLAAVAEHRPDAAVVDVRMPPTQTDEGLRAAVTIRQEHPGVGVLIFSQYVETRYAAQLLGSDCAGVGYLLKERVVDLDEFTDALARVAAGGTALDPQVVSQLFGASRRAATLDALTPREREVLALMAEGRTNQSIADLLVISGRAVEKHIANIFTKLDLPASDGGHRRVLAVLRHLESGG